From the Pseudanabaena sp. BC1403 genome, the window TCAAAAAATATTAAAGCTGATGCGAAACATCAACTTTAATATAACTAAAACGTTAGATCGTCCGATCGCGAACCAGAGTAGATCATGCCTTTGCTGAAGTTAACGCTTAGTGGTTCACCATCACGAATGAATCCTGTAGCATTGTGTACCCCGATCAACACTGGTATACCCAGCCTGCGACCGATCACCACTGCATGAGAATCAAGACTTGATTCTTCAGTAATTACGGCAGATGCTTTGCGAATTACTTCGATATAGTCGGCATCAGTGCGATCGATGACAAGAATTTCACCTTCGTTAAAGTCGCGGACATCAAGGTGATGGAAAGCAACTCTAGCGCGTCCATAAACAATGCCAGAGCCGATGCTTAAGCCTTTGCCAACTACCGATGAAACAAACTCCACTTTGATTAAATCCGTAGAGCCTGCCACGTCTTGCAGTGTGCCTGCCGACATAACCACCAAATCACCTGCGGAGAGCAATTTCATCTCTTGAGCAAGGTTGAGGGCGGCTTCAAAATTTTGTCTTGCTGATGGCAAAGATATTAATACCATTGGCTGCACACCCCAGACCATTTGCAATCGCCGTGCGACTTGGACATTGGGCGTAACTGCCAAAATCGGAATCGGTGGACGGAATTTGCTAACATTGCGAGCTGTTGAGCCTGTTTTGGTAAGAGTAACGATCGCAGCTGCATTAAGTTGAATGGCAATTCTGCCCACAGCTTGACTGATAGCATTGGGCACAGCCCGTCCCATGCTTTCAAGGGGTTGCATTTTTAGATCTTGTTCTCTTTCGATGCGAACGGCAATTCTTGCCATCGTTTCCACAGCCAAAATCGGATATTTCCCCACGGCAGTTTCGTTAGAGAGCATCACGGCATCAGTGCCATCGATGATCGCATTTGCAACGTCAGAGATTTCGGCGCGGGTGGCACGAGGGCTACTGACCATGCTATCGAGCATTTGTGTCGCGGTAATAACTGGAATGCCTAAGCGATTGGCAGTTTTAATCAATTGCTTTTGGGCGATCGGTACATCTTCCGCAGGAATTTCCACACCTAGATCTCCCCTTGCTACCATCACGCCATCGCAGACCGAGAGAATCGCTTCCATGTTAGCGATCGCTTCGTGCTTCTCAATTTTGGCAATGACGCTAGCTTTCCGACCTGAAGCAGCAATCAAGTCTTTTACCTCTAGCACATCTTCAGGATTACAGACAAAGCTAAGTGCTACCCAATCCACGCCTTCAGACAGGCCAAAACGTAGGTCTTCGCGATCTTTATCGGTCATCGCACTGACCAATAAGTGCACATTCGGGAAATTTACCCCTTTATTATTAGAAAGTGTGCCGCCAATGACCACGCGACAATAAAGATCACCTAATTCCACATTTACATCTTCGACGACCATCTCTACTTTGCCGTCATCGAGCATGATTACTGCGCCGATCGGCACTTCTTCGGCAAGGGTGTCATAGGTAATGCAACTAATTTCAGAGTTACCATCAACTTTGCGGCTAGTGAGTGTAAATTTGTCACCTTTATTAAGAGTAATTGGGCCTTCTTTAAATACCCCAAGGCGAATTTTTGGCCCTTGCAAATCCTGCAAAATGCCCACTGGTTGATTGAGTTCGCTAGATACTTGGCGAATATTGCAAATGCTGCGATGGTGGTCAGCATGAGTGCCGTGGGAAAAGTTGAGGCGAAAGGTGCTTGCGCCTGCTTCAATAAGCTGGCGAATCATATCGGGGCTACTGGTTGCGGGTCCAATAGTAGCAACAATTTTTGTGCGACGAAAAGTTTCTCTAACGGTCATGGATTGTCAGCTAACGGCGAACCTCAAACATACCAGAATCTCATGACAATTCTCCAAGTTGTCATTACTCTTTGGGGCATGAGTTACACCAATACTTCATACAGCTTCAAAAATTCGTATGCCAAGGTCATCTAAAAATCAAGCGATCGCAAAAATCTTCATTTTAAAAGCAAGCTGAGATTTCTATTTTGAATTGTGTATGCGATCGCTAAAACCTTAACTTTCCAAAGAGATGCTGCATTGCGATCACTTGAAAATTTGGCTTCTTCAAAAATGATAAAATTCCTCGATGTATGACAATACCTGCAAGTTTCTCGCCGAGAACTTCCCCGAAGACTTTGCCTGTTGGCTCTTGGGGAAATCCATTCTGCTAACCAAACTCGAACCATCGGAACTCTCTGCCGAGCCAATCCGTGCAGATTCTGTCATATTTCTAGAGTCTTCAGAAATAGTTGTGCATTTAGAGTTTCAGACCAAAACCGATGAGACAATGGCATATCGGATGGCTAATTATTGGTTGAGACTTTACGGTAAATATCCTAATAAAGAAATTCATCAAACTGTTATCTATTTAAAGCCAACAAAATCACCACTTGCATATCAAACTAGCTTTAAATCTAAGCAACTAAACCATGAATTTAATATCGTCCGTCTCTGGGAACAACCTACTGATATCTTTCAGCAATATCTAGGACTATTGCCTCTCGCCGTTTTAACCAAAACAAGCGATCCTGAAGAAACTTTAAGAGATGTGGCTAGACAAATTGATAATATTGCCGATAAACGAGTACAAAGTAACGTAGCAGCGTCTACCGCTATAATATCGGGTATAGCCTTAGATAAAGCAATCATCCAAAGACTACTAAGGAGTGAAATCATGAAAGAATCAGTGATTTATCAGGATATTTTACTGGAAGGCGAAGCAAAAGGCAAGGCTGAAGGCAAGGCTGAAGGCAAAGCTGAAGGCAAGGCTGAAACTGCTCGTCAAATAGCTCTAAACATGTTGCTTTCCAATGTCTCCACAGATTTAGTTGCCCAATTTACTGGATTAACTCTCAAGCAAGTCCAGCAATTGCAAAAGCTTTCTACAAAACAGCCCAAGATACCTAAGTCTTCAAAAACAAAGCGATCGCCAAAATCCTAACTTTCAAAATCAACGTGCGATCGCCAAAATCCTAGTTTTAAAATTAAGCTGCGATCGCCAAAATCCTAACTTTCAAAAAACAACTTGCGATCGCTATTTTTGAAATATATATGCGATGCCCAAACCAAAATATCACCACTAGCATCAATCTTGACATTACCAGCGATCGCAGTCGTCATAATTTTCAGAATATCTTTGATTGGCTGTTTTTGTCTCTGGAGTGATTAATTCTCCAGTTAGAGAGCAAAACCTACATACGTTTTCACCACGACAACCTTTAATACCTGTGATTAATTCATAGCTAGACACAGTCGCACTAACTATATTTACAGTTATATTAAACCTACTCCCATCAGAAGTAGGAGGGATAAATGATGGAAAGACAATTGGAACTGAAGTTTTCTTTTTGAGTTCATCAATCGAACCTCTGAACCTTGGCTCAATGTATATAGCAAGAACTTTTGCTTCTTCAAAATAATGTGGGCTAGATGAATAATCTACATTACCAGCTTCTTGTTTTTGATAGATGTGTACTGAGGAAAACATTCTATCTATATTCCATAGTTTCAGATGTCTGTAGTCTGTGAAAGGAAGGTATATAGCTACAAGAATGGGAAGATAAAAAATATTTGGCATCAATTTAGTCTTCCTTATACCAATTCACAAAAGTGTGACAACACTTCTGTGAATTAAAAGCCAAATCCCGTAAGAGTTTTAAAAACACAAAATGGCTGCGCCACTTTGTGTTTTGGTATTAAACGTAATTTAGCTTGGTTAGCCTGTTGAAATACTTCACAGCCATGTCTTTAATTTCTGATTGAATAAAGAAATTAAAGACGGCAAGTTGGAGAAATCCTTATTTCAACTATGTATCTATAATCTTGAATCTCCTTCGATTGCCAAAAATTTGAAAAACGAAAAATTCTGGCACTTTTGCAGTCAATTTGAAGGATTTTATTTTCTTTCTAGTACTTTTTTCTGGTTTCAAAATATGCGATCGCAGTTTTTGCGATCGCAGAAATCATTACTTGGTTTCCCGACATAGCTCGTAGAAAAGCATACGGGTAACTTTAAATAAAATCCTGATGATTTTCTGTTTTCCAGAAATCTTGCTTTCTTTCAAACCTTT encodes:
- the pyk gene encoding pyruvate kinase, encoding MTVRETFRRTKIVATIGPATSSPDMIRQLIEAGASTFRLNFSHGTHADHHRSICNIRQVSSELNQPVGILQDLQGPKIRLGVFKEGPITLNKGDKFTLTSRKVDGNSEISCITYDTLAEEVPIGAVIMLDDGKVEMVVEDVNVELGDLYCRVVIGGTLSNNKGVNFPNVHLLVSAMTDKDREDLRFGLSEGVDWVALSFVCNPEDVLEVKDLIAASGRKASVIAKIEKHEAIANMEAILSVCDGVMVARGDLGVEIPAEDVPIAQKQLIKTANRLGIPVITATQMLDSMVSSPRATRAEISDVANAIIDGTDAVMLSNETAVGKYPILAVETMARIAVRIEREQDLKMQPLESMGRAVPNAISQAVGRIAIQLNAAAIVTLTKTGSTARNVSKFRPPIPILAVTPNVQVARRLQMVWGVQPMVLISLPSARQNFEAALNLAQEMKLLSAGDLVVMSAGTLQDVAGSTDLIKVEFVSSVVGKGLSIGSGIVYGRARVAFHHLDVRDFNEGEILVIDRTDADYIEVIRKASAVITEESSLDSHAVVIGRRLGIPVLIGVHNATGFIRDGEPLSVNFSKGMIYSGSRSDDLTF
- a CDS encoding Rpn family recombination-promoting nuclease/putative transposase; its protein translation is MYDNTCKFLAENFPEDFACWLLGKSILLTKLEPSELSAEPIRADSVIFLESSEIVVHLEFQTKTDETMAYRMANYWLRLYGKYPNKEIHQTVIYLKPTKSPLAYQTSFKSKQLNHEFNIVRLWEQPTDIFQQYLGLLPLAVLTKTSDPEETLRDVARQIDNIADKRVQSNVAASTAIISGIALDKAIIQRLLRSEIMKESVIYQDILLEGEAKGKAEGKAEGKAEGKAETARQIALNMLLSNVSTDLVAQFTGLTLKQVQQLQKLSTKQPKIPKSSKTKRSPKS